Below is a genomic region from Bacillus mycoides.
GTTTTCAAAACTGTAATAGCAAATATATCTTTATATGACTGTTTATGTGTTAAACCTGTTACTGTAAGAATAGTAATAATAGCCCCGTTATGTGGTAATGTATCCATTCCTCCTGATGCCATTGATACGATACGGTGCATAACTTCTAATGGAATATCAAATTGATTTGCTGCTGCAATAAATTTATCACCCATCGCACTTAAAACAATCCCCATTCCTCCTGATGCAGAACCTGTAATACCGGCTAAAATATTCGTCGTTACCGCTCCATTCACTAAAGGATTTGTGAACGTTGCAGAAATGCCGTCTCTCATAATTGCAAAGCCTGGAAGTGCTGCAATGACACCACCAAAACCAAATTCTGCTCCTGTATTCATTGTTGCAAGTAGCGCACCACCAATACTTGTATTCAATCCAGCTTGAAATCCTGTTACTACCCGTTTCCAATATAATAAAAGAGTTGTTAAAATTCCTATTATAAGTGCCAATTCTACAGACCATATTCCAACTACCGCACTCAATTCTACTTTTCCAAATGCTTTCATACCAATTGCTGAAAAGTCAAAACCGTTCGGATACCACTTCGGTATCATAATAGTAAACACTTTATTCATTACACCTACTAAAATAAGTGGTATAAAAGCAATAAGTTGTTGTGCCCTCGTAATTTCTAAACTATTTAACAGCGGTATTTCTTTCTGCTCTAATTCCAAAGATGCTGCCATTTCAGTATTCCCATCGTTAAAACCAAAATACCCTTCACCTGCTGCTTTTGCCTTCTTACGCCTACTCTCTAAATATAATAAACCTAACGTGAGAACAAAAATTGCCCCTACAATACCAAGTATCGGTGCAGCATAAATGTCCGTTTTAAAAAATGTTGTAGGTATTACATTTTGAATTTGTGGTGATCCAGGAAGCGCATCCATTGTAAATGTTACTGCTCCAAGGACAATCGTTCCAGGTATTAAGCGCTTTGGAATATTAGCTTGGCGAAAAAGCTTAGCTGCAAACGGAAATATAGCAAATACCACTACATATACACTAACACCACTATACGTTAAAATAGCACCCATTAAAACAATCGCTAAAATCGTACGTTTTTCTCCAACCAACTCTACAATCGTCTTTGCAATAGAATCAGCAATTCCTGACATTTCTACTACTTTCCCAAAAATTGCTCCAAGTAAAAACACCGGGAAATATAGTTTAATAAACCCTACCATTTTCTCCATAAAAATATTAGAAAAGAAAGGTAATACAAAACTAGGTTCTGTCAAAAATACCGCAAATAATGCAAAAATCGGTGCAAATAAAATAACAGAAAACCCTCTATACGCTACAAACATAAGTAAGCTAAGTGCTAATAATATAATAACTAGCTCCAATTATACCCCTCCTTTAAACTGAAAATTCAATCTTTTGTTGATAAACTTCTACTAATCTTTCATTTCTGACATCCCTCCTCTAATTCATACAAATTTTTCATACTAAAATGTCTAATTATACATATTCGATTACATATGAAAAATCCCTTTAAACAAAAACGATTTCATCGTCATACGTTATAAAGGGATTGTTAGTCTCTATTTTTATTTTTTATTAAACCATTTTCTATACAAAAATGGTGTAGTTCTTCTATATCCTTCGCTATATGAGTCGCACTAACTTCAATCAACTCATTTTCACTACCATAGCCATATAAAACACCAATTGAAGCAATTCCATTATGATTTGCACCTATTATATCGTGCTTTCTATCTCCAATCATGACAACTTCCTCTTTATTAAGTCCTTCATTCTGTTGTAAAATATGAGCAATTATTTCTTCTTTTTTTATTCTCGTTCCATTTAAATTACTTCCAATGATATCTTCAAAATAATTCGTTAGTTGAAAATGCTCTATTACTTGTCTAGCAAAAATAGTAGGCTTTGAAGTAGCTATAAATAAACGATTTCCGGTATCTTTTAATTGTTTTAGGAGATTTGGAATACCCTCGTATACACTATTCTCCAACAACCCACGTTGCTTTAAATACTCCCTGAAATAAAAAACAGCTCGTTCAACTTCTCCTTCATTCATATTATATCTCTCTACGAATGATTGCTGAATAGGAGGACCAATAAATGAATCTAACTCACTTACATGTAATTCTTCAATTCCAACCTTTTCTAACGCGTACAAAACTGAATTTACAATCCCCTTTTTAGGATCCGTTACTGTTCCATCTAAATCAAATAAAAATGTTGTATACATATTTAATCCCCCACTCATCCTACTTTACATGTAATACTGAAGGTTTTTTACTACTCTACCTCTACTATACTATCATTATTTATTTTTCGAAAAATTACTTTTTCTATGTTACATAGTTTCAGTTACAAAATACGGATAGATATGATAAAGTGAAAAAGTTATACTTAATTTAATAGAAACTGGTGAATCACATGTCAATTACGTTAATTTTTATAATGGCTTTCACAATTGTCATCCACGCAGTCGAAACTAGTTCTTATAGTATTCGATTAGCTGGTGTTCGTTTAAAAAAGATTGTCGTTGCCTTATCTGTCGTAGGAATGGTATTACTTATTTCAAGAACTTCCAATTTACTACAAGCCTTTTTAATTGGCGGGATTGTCGATGAAGCAAAACGAGATGCTTCTATTAATTTAGAGCATACTATACGACTTGTACTATTATCTGCTTCCATCGGTACATTACTTGCGATTATTCTTTATCCAACTTTGACAAAACTATTTGGATATGTCATTCAAAACTTTGAAACAGATGGTTCTTTCATTCGAATGATGAAAACAAATAACATTCAAAAATTAAAGTACACAAAAAAATATGTGCGCTTTCCAAGATTTGAAATGATTCATAGATTGCGTATCGGTGGTATCCCAAAGCGTATTATGCTTATTAACATGTTTGCTACTGCAATTTATACAGCAGGTGTTCTTTCTGCCCTTTATGCTTCTTTTCTAAATCCAGATTACGCAACAAATGCAAGTACAGCTTCTGGCCTTGTGAATGGTTTTGCTACAATTTTATTAACAGTGTTACTCGATCCACGTATAGCACTTTTGACAGAACGTGCTTTACAATCAGAAAATGGCGCTGAATCTATGAGTAAAATGTATGGTTGGCTAATGATTTCTAGACTTCTCGGCACCTTATTAGCACAACTTTTATTTGTACCAGGTGCTCACTGGATTTTATGGATTATTGAGCTGATGCATTAATCTACTAGGAAGGTGTATTTATCGATGAATATAAAAACAGAGCAAGATTTAATTCACTTAATAGAAAATGACGAATGGATGATGAATGTATTACAATTGGCAAAATCACTAGAGCTACCTGATTGGTGGATTTGCGCTGGGTTTGTCCGTTCTAAAATTTGGGATACTTTACATAACTACGAAGTAAGAACGGCTACGCCAGATGTCGATGTCATTTATTATGATCCATTACATAAAGATGAGGTGTACGAACAATCATTAGAACAGAAACTAATGAATATGGATGCTACTATCCCTTGGTCAGTAAAAAATCAAACTCGCATGCATGTAGTGAATGGAATGCCGCCATACTCTTCTTCTGTTGATGCTATTTCTAAATTTCCTGAAACAGCAACCGCTCTTGGTGTTTCTTTGGACGAACAAAACAAAGTCCTATTAACATCCCCATGCGGAATAGAAGATGTACTTTCATTACAAGTGAAACCTACACCTCATTTTCTTGAAACGAAAGAACGAATACATATGTACAACAAAAGAGTTAATCAAAAGAAATGGCAAAGTAAATGGCCTAATATTACAATCACTTATCCAGAAATTTAAAATAGAGCGCTTCGCATTATACGAAGCGCTCTTTCTTTTTTAGTTCAAAAAATGAATGACTGTTTCAGCAAATCGATCAGCTTCCTCATAATGTGGTGTATGGCCACTCTCTTCGAATATGATATGCTTCCCATTTTGAGCATCTTTATTAAATGTTTCAATTTGTTTTTCACACGTTACTACATCATGTTTTCCTACAATTAATAACATTGGATTTTGTATATCTTTTATTTTAGATAATAATGACGTATGACATGCTCCCTCTGATTTTAATCTATCAAAATGGATTTTGGAGCGATTTGAAAATACTTCCCACTCTTCATCACTATATAAACTATCGTCTGTCTCATCTTTTTTATAATTGTAAATCTCCATTCTTTTTTCTTCTAATTCAGCACTTAATCTTATATAAGCTTCTAACAACTCTTCTGAACTAGCATTATTAGATGAATAAGCAAAGCAGTCTTCTGCCACTAATTCTTTTCCATACTTTTTTAATAAAGTTCCTGTCTTTTGTAGTAAGGCCCTACTTGTTAATGCAAAATCGAAAGTCGGACCTTCAAATATTATTTTCTCTATTGAATTTGGATACATCGACGCATATAACAACGCTAAATATCCACCGAAAGAATGTCCAATTACAGACCATTTCTCAATTTGTAATACTTTTCTTAGTTCTTCACAGTCTTCAATTAAATCACATAGTCCAAAAGTTTCTTCTTCGGTAATTACTTCTGACCGACAAACACCTCTTTGATCTATCATAATTACATATAAGGAATCTTTTAATCGTTCCGCTTGATGAAATGAAAAATCATAACAGCTTTCACCTGGACCACCGTGTAAAAATAATACTGGTTTATTTTTAGGACTTCCATGTGTTTCAACGTATAGCTTTTTCCCTCTAATGTTCATATATTTCCCAACTTCAATCAAATTCGTTTTTATGATCATCACCTTCTTTTTTACCGAATATTATAACATTTAATATTAAATAATCCCTATTACATTTAAAAAGACAATAATTATTGCAAGTGGTGCTACAAACCGAAGTAAAAATGCCCAGCAAGTAAATACTTTCTTTCCGTAATTTCCACCTACAAAAAATTCAGCTTCTAGCACTTTCTTTTCCATCTTGAATGATACGAAAATACTAATGAATAGCGCTCCAAGCGGCATTAATATATTACTAGATAAGAAGTCTACTGCATCAAAAATATTCTTCCCAAAAATCGTAATATCACTCCATACTCCAAATGATAAGGCCGATGGTATACCTACTAGGAAAATGCAGAAACCGATGATCCATGAAAGTTTAGCTCTTCTTTCTTGTTCACCATTTGCTAATGCTGAAACAACCGTCTCTAGTAGAGAAAATGCCGAGGTTAATGTGGCAAATGTAAATAGCGCAAGAAATACAGTTAAGAACAATCCTCCGAATGGAATTTGACTAAATACAGATGGTAATACGATAAATAGTAAGCCTGGCCCTTCTGTCGGCTCCATGCCTAACGAAAATACTGCTGGGAAAATAGCAAGACCCGCAAATAAAGAAACAAATAAATTTAACCCAACAATCGTAACTGCTGATTTTGGTAAACTTTCTTTTTTATTTAAATACGAGCTATACGTAACCATAATCGAAATCCCTATGCTAATCGCAAAGAATGATTGGCCCATTGCGAATAAAATACTTTCTGAAGTAATCTTCGAGAAATCTGGTTGTAAGAAAAACTTCACACCTTGCATTGCATTATCCAGTGTTAATGAACGAATAATAAGGGCGACAAATAAAACGAACAATGCTGGTAGCATATATTTACTTGCTTTTTCAATTCCGTTTTGTACACCTTTTGATACAACCCATATCGTAATGAACATAAAAGCGAAATGTCCAGTAATAGCCCAAACCGGATTTCCAATTGTTTCAGTAAATAACGAACCGTAATTTTGTCCCGGAGTAATAAGTTGTCCAGTTACTCCTCTGAATAAATAAATTAGTACCCAGCCACCTACAACACTATAAAATGAAAGTAATATAAAACAAGTCCCAACCCCAAGACGCCCAATCCAGTGCCATCCTGTATTTGGTGCGATACTTTTAAATGCTCCAACTGCTTGTTTCTGTGTACTGCGTCCAATCATAAATTCAGCTATAAGTAGCGGTAGTCCAATTAATACAGTAAATAATATAAAAATTAAAAAGAATGCTCCTCCCCCGCTCTTCCCAGCGATATAAGGAAATTTCCATATTGCGCCAAGTCCAATTGCTGATCCTGCTGCTGCCATTATAAAACCTAATTTCGAAGTCCATTGCTCCGTCTGTTTCATCCTATTTTCCTCCTGTTAAAATCATTTTATATTAATAAATAAATATTATTGATCAATCTGAATAAAACCTCCATTTCTTTTTCTATAAAATAAAAAAATGGCCCAACGTCTCTATATAAAGAGACGCTAAGCCATTTACTTAACGCGGTACCACCCTTATTGATTCCATTATGAATCCACCTTAGTAGTAATCGTTTGATTACAAACCTAATATCGAAGGTTAACCGTTAAGATTTACTAAGAATGTGATTCCGTTCCACCTTACTGCTCCTAGGCGAGTTCAGGATGTCATTTGACTATGTCGCACCAACCCATAGCTCTCTGCACAAATACATGACCTTACTACTCCTATTCAACACATTTTAATATTTAGAATATATTTTCTTTTGAAATTAATATGAAGTATATCGGTTATATTTATAACTGTCAAGGGATATATTATTTTTTTGTCGAAAAGGATTTTTATAAACTTTCAATGTAAAAATGAAAGAACAGTAAAAAAGCATCTTCGCGATAATCGCGAAGATGCTTTTTTATGGTATAAGACGTGTACAATCTCTCGGAAAAGCACTCGCCTCTCGGACATTTGTTAACTCTAAAAGTTTATATACAACCCTTTCTAATCCTATCCCAAAACCACCATGTGGTGGACAACCGTATCGGAATGTATTTAAATAAGATTGAAATTTCTCTGGATGTAATCCTTTTTCTTTAAAAGAAGCAAGTAACATATCATAGTTATGAATTCGCTGTGCACCTGATGTAATTTCTAATCCTTTATATAATAAATCGAATGAATCAGTAATAGTTGGATTTTCTTTATTCGGTATCGTATACATCGGTCTCGCTTCTTTCGGATAATGTGTAATGAATACAAATTCACTATTATATGTTTCTTTCACATATTTCCCTAGTAACTTTTCACCTTCTGTATCTAAATCCCCTTCAGGAGATTCTTTCCGATACTTCATTTTCAAAATTTCTTGCGCTTCTGCCAATGTGATTTTAGGAATTTCTGTAATGACAGGTACTTCTATTTGTAGTAGTTGTAATTCTTTTTCACAGTTTTTTGCTACTTGTTGAAACATATATCGTAAAACATCCGTTTCTAATTGCATTACTTCATGAAAATCATGAATAAATCCAAGTTCTACATCTAACGATATATATTCATTTAAATGTCTTGAAGAGTTATGATGTTCAGCCCGGTACACAGGAGCAATTTCAAAAACACGTTCGAGTCCTCCGGCTACCATCATTTGTTTATAAAACTGTGGTGATTGAGCTAAATACGCTTCTTTTTGGAAATATGGAAGCTTAAAAACATTCGCTCCTCCTTCTGCCCCTTGCGAGACAATTTTCGGAGTAAATATACGTGTGAAATCGTTCTCTATTAGGAATTCACTAAAACTTTGAACGAGTGTAGATTTCACTTTAAAAACCGCCGCGATTCGCTCATGCCTTAATGATAATACCCGCTCATTCAACAGTTGATCTAAGCCAACTTGTAGCTTCTTTTTATTTATCTCAAATGGAAGTGGCTCTGCACCATTTAATACTTTCACTTCACGCGCAAGTACTTCAACACCTAATTCTGTTTTCGGTGTCTCTACTATTTCTCCAATTATTTGGACCACACTTTCAACATCAACTTTGTATCCGGCTAACTCGTTTTCTAATACACATTGAATAACTCCCGTT
It encodes:
- a CDS encoding lipid II flippase family protein codes for the protein MSITLIFIMAFTIVIHAVETSSYSIRLAGVRLKKIVVALSVVGMVLLISRTSNLLQAFLIGGIVDEAKRDASINLEHTIRLVLLSASIGTLLAIILYPTLTKLFGYVIQNFETDGSFIRMMKTNNIQKLKYTKKYVRFPRFEMIHRLRIGGIPKRIMLINMFATAIYTAGVLSALYASFLNPDYATNASTASGLVNGFATILLTVLLDPRIALLTERALQSENGAESMSKMYGWLMISRLLGTLLAQLLFVPGAHWILWIIELMH
- a CDS encoding nucleotidyltransferase family protein, which translates into the protein MNIKTEQDLIHLIENDEWMMNVLQLAKSLELPDWWICAGFVRSKIWDTLHNYEVRTATPDVDVIYYDPLHKDEVYEQSLEQKLMNMDATIPWSVKNQTRMHVVNGMPPYSSSVDAISKFPETATALGVSLDEQNKVLLTSPCGIEDVLSLQVKPTPHFLETKERIHMYNKRVNQKKWQSKWPNITITYPEI
- the aspS gene encoding aspartate--tRNA(Asn) ligase, giving the protein MDQIMKRSLTRECTEHGGKVVLLQGWVKKIRHLGNVSFLLLRDRTGVIQCVLENELAGYKVDVESVVQIIGEIVETPKTELGVEVLAREVKVLNGAEPLPFEINKKKLQVGLDQLLNERVLSLRHERIAAVFKVKSTLVQSFSEFLIENDFTRIFTPKIVSQGAEGGANVFKLPYFQKEAYLAQSPQFYKQMMVAGGLERVFEIAPVYRAEHHNSSRHLNEYISLDVELGFIHDFHEVMQLETDVLRYMFQQVAKNCEKELQLLQIEVPVITEIPKITLAEAQEILKMKYRKESPEGDLDTEGEKLLGKYVKETYNSEFVFITHYPKEARPMYTIPNKENPTITDSFDLLYKGLEITSGAQRIHNYDMLLASFKEKGLHPEKFQSYLNTFRYGCPPHGGFGIGLERVVYKLLELTNVREASAFPRDCTRLIP
- a CDS encoding GntP family permease, with translation MELVIILLALSLLMFVAYRGFSVILFAPIFALFAVFLTEPSFVLPFFSNIFMEKMVGFIKLYFPVFLLGAIFGKVVEMSGIADSIAKTIVELVGEKRTILAIVLMGAILTYSGVSVYVVVFAIFPFAAKLFRQANIPKRLIPGTIVLGAVTFTMDALPGSPQIQNVIPTTFFKTDIYAAPILGIVGAIFVLTLGLLYLESRRKKAKAAGEGYFGFNDGNTEMAASLELEQKEIPLLNSLEITRAQQLIAFIPLILVGVMNKVFTIMIPKWYPNGFDFSAIGMKAFGKVELSAVVGIWSVELALIIGILTTLLLYWKRVVTGFQAGLNTSIGGALLATMNTGAEFGFGGVIAALPGFAIMRDGISATFTNPLVNGAVTTNILAGITGSASGGMGIVLSAMGDKFIAAANQFDIPLEVMHRIVSMASGGMDTLPHNGAIITILTVTGLTHKQSYKDIFAITVLKTLAVFLVIAFYTITGIY
- a CDS encoding alpha/beta fold hydrolase, with product MIIKTNLIEVGKYMNIRGKKLYVETHGSPKNKPVLFLHGGPGESCYDFSFHQAERLKDSLYVIMIDQRGVCRSEVITEEETFGLCDLIEDCEELRKVLQIEKWSVIGHSFGGYLALLYASMYPNSIEKIIFEGPTFDFALTSRALLQKTGTLLKKYGKELVAEDCFAYSSNNASSEELLEAYIRLSAELEEKRMEIYNYKKDETDDSLYSDEEWEVFSNRSKIHFDRLKSEGACHTSLLSKIKDIQNPMLLIVGKHDVVTCEKQIETFNKDAQNGKHIIFEESGHTPHYEEADRFAETVIHFLN
- a CDS encoding sodium-dependent transporter, which codes for MKQTEQWTSKLGFIMAAAGSAIGLGAIWKFPYIAGKSGGGAFFLIFILFTVLIGLPLLIAEFMIGRSTQKQAVGAFKSIAPNTGWHWIGRLGVGTCFILLSFYSVVGGWVLIYLFRGVTGQLITPGQNYGSLFTETIGNPVWAITGHFAFMFITIWVVSKGVQNGIEKASKYMLPALFVLFVALIIRSLTLDNAMQGVKFFLQPDFSKITSESILFAMGQSFFAISIGISIMVTYSSYLNKKESLPKSAVTIVGLNLFVSLFAGLAIFPAVFSLGMEPTEGPGLLFIVLPSVFSQIPFGGLFLTVFLALFTFATLTSAFSLLETVVSALANGEQERRAKLSWIIGFCIFLVGIPSALSFGVWSDITIFGKNIFDAVDFLSSNILMPLGALFISIFVSFKMEKKVLEAEFFVGGNYGKKVFTCWAFLLRFVAPLAIIIVFLNVIGII
- a CDS encoding HAD family hydrolase, with the translated sequence MYTTFLFDLDGTVTDPKKGIVNSVLYALEKVGIEELHVSELDSFIGPPIQQSFVERYNMNEGEVERAVFYFREYLKQRGLLENSVYEGIPNLLKQLKDTGNRLFIATSKPTIFARQVIEHFQLTNYFEDIIGSNLNGTRIKKEEIIAHILQQNEGLNKEEVVMIGDRKHDIIGANHNGIASIGVLYGYGSENELIEVSATHIAKDIEELHHFCIENGLIKNKNRD